From the Exiguobacterium aurantiacum genome, one window contains:
- a CDS encoding DUF1405 domain-containing protein has product MIHMIRPILTHRIVLVLLFIINLLGTIYGYVWYEPQLRDTPLLYWPFVPDSPTASLFFTVVLGLWIAGKKSPLMETLAFVTLIKYGVWAVVMNILFLRELGPDAETFTVLMAVMLMVSHGAMAFQALLYAPFMTWTVRSFVLTLVWVIHNDVVDYVLGQWPRYPSLAEHIAWIGYGSFWLTGLCFFMGYHIILRTSLDNKFIRM; this is encoded by the coding sequence ATGATACATATGATACGCCCAATCCTCACGCATCGGATCGTCTTAGTGCTCTTGTTCATCATCAACCTGCTCGGCACGATTTACGGGTACGTCTGGTATGAGCCGCAGCTCCGTGACACTCCGCTCCTCTACTGGCCGTTCGTACCGGACAGCCCGACGGCCTCGCTCTTCTTCACGGTCGTGCTCGGCTTATGGATCGCCGGAAAAAAGTCGCCCCTCATGGAGACGCTCGCCTTCGTCACGCTCATCAAATATGGGGTGTGGGCCGTCGTCATGAACATCTTGTTCTTACGGGAACTCGGTCCGGATGCGGAGACGTTCACCGTGCTCATGGCTGTCATGCTGATGGTGTCACACGGGGCGATGGCGTTCCAGGCGCTATTATACGCGCCATTCATGACGTGGACGGTCCGTTCGTTCGTCTTGACGCTCGTCTGGGTCATCCATAACGACGTCGTCGATTACGTGCTCGGGCAATGGCCCCGCTATCCGTCACTCGCCGAACATATCGCCTGGATCGGCTACGGGTCGTTCTGGTTGACGGGATTATGTTTTTTTATGGGATACCACATCATCCTGCGCACTTCGCTTGATAATAAGTTCATAAGAATGTAA